The proteins below are encoded in one region of Lepisosteus oculatus isolate fLepOcu1 chromosome 10, fLepOcu1.hap2, whole genome shotgun sequence:
- the slc52a3-2a gene encoding riboflavin transporter 2 — translation MSLLTHALACLFGMGSWVAINGMWVELPLIVPEIPEGWYLPSYLTVLIQLANMGPLFVTLMHRFYPGKLSEVAVIYTIISLGILATLLLAFFWKETLVIGGDSRSVPLLVLTFFLSLVDCTSSVTFLPFMMRLKPQYLTTYFIGEGLSGLVPGLVALIQGVGVVQCVNQTHAINETWNSTTDTFELQAWYQPANFSPQIFFIFLSFMMGVCLVAFLLLNYHPAVSRECKHNRYLDGVANGENRELAHRRNNQPEQKPMISPLESPQSELKSSFGSGKYSWMQVLFVFVVLAWVNALTNAVLPAVQSYSCLPYGNSAYHLAATLAAVANPAACFIAMILPLRSLLLMAGLTTFGTGVGCYIMATAVLSPCPILVHQSTGTFLIVIAWVLLVLTLSYVKVMIGVILRDEGHSALVWCGAVVQLGSMLGALTMFPLVSVYNFFRSGDPCNTKCPI, via the exons ATGTCTCTCCTGACTCATGCTCTGGCCTGCCTGTTTGGAATGGGCTCCTGGGTGGCCATTAACGGCATGTGGGTGGAGCTCCCTCTCATTGTCCCCGAGATTCCAGAAGGATGGTACCTGCCCTCCTATCTCACCGTCCTAATTCAGCTGGCCAACATGGGACCCTTGTTTGTCACCCTGATGCACCGTTTCTATCCTGGAAAATTAAGTGAAGTGGCGGTCATTTACACAATCATCAGCTTGGGCATCCTGGCTACGTTGCTACTGGCCTTCTTCTGGAAGGAGACTTTAGTCATAGGTGGAGACTCCCGCAGCGTTCCTCTCTTAGTTCTCaccttcttcctctctcttGTGGACTGCACTTCCTCTGTGACTTTCCTGCCCTTCATGATGCGTCTGAAGCCCCAGTACCTCACCACTTACTTCATTGGTGAGGGTCTCAGCGGGCTGGTCCCAGGGTTGGTGGCCTTGATCCAAGGCGTCGGTGTTGTCCAGTGCGTTAACCAGACACATGCCATCAACGAGACCTGGAATAGTACCACAGACACCTTTGAACTTCAAGCCTGGTACCAACCAGCTAATTTTTCACCCcaaatctttttcattttcctaAGTTTCATGATGGGGGTCTGTTTGGTGGCCTTTCTTCTCTTAAACTATCACCCGGCTGTAAGCCGGGAATGTAAACACAACCGATACCTTGATGGAGTTgctaatggtgaaaacagggaACTGGCTCACAGACGGAATAACCAGCCTGAACAGAAACCCATGATCAGTCCCTTGGAAAGTCCCCAGTCAGAGCTGAAGAGTTCTTTTGGATCTGGGAAGTATAGCTGGATGCAAGTCCTGTTTGTCTTTGTGGTCCTTGCTTGGGTCAATGCACTGACCAACGCTGTCCTACCTGCAGTCCAGTCTTACTCTTGCCTGCCCTACGGCAATAGTGCCTACCACCTGGCTGCTACTCTTGCAGCTGTAGCCAACCCAGCGGCTTGTTTCATTGCCATGATTCTGCCCCTCAG GTCCTTATTGCTGATGGCGGGGCTAACCACATTCGGCACTGGGGTTGGATGTTATATCATGGCCACGGCAGTATTGAGTCCTTGCCCGATACTTGTTCACCAGAGCACAGGAACTTTCCTCATA GTCATTGCCTGGGTGCTTCTTGTCCTCACTCTGTCCTATGTGAAGGTGATGATAGGGGTGATCCTACGTGATGAAGGCCACAGTGCCCTTGTGTGGTGTGGGGCTGTGGTGCAGCTGGGCTCCATGCTTGGTGCTCTGACCATGTTTCCTCTCGTCAGTGTGTATAATTTCTTTCGGTCAGGAGACCCCTGTAACACAAAGTGCCCAATATAA